A window of Streptomyces sp. DG1A-41 contains these coding sequences:
- a CDS encoding UDP-glucose/GDP-mannose dehydrogenase family protein: MPARRVAVIGTGYVGLTTGACLASLGHSVVCADADPHKVERLREARVDILEPDLPETVRDALDAARLDFTGDTAAAVAEAEVVFLCLPTPMGAGGAADLAAVEAVAAQIRDVLPPGCVVVNKSTVPVGTCERVAALLGRDDVAVVSNPEFLREGRAVHDFLHPDRIVIGAADRDASRRVADLYAGLDAPLVLTDAASAELTKYAANFFLAMKLSFANNLATVCERFGADINDVTEGIGRDPRIGSAFLRPGPGWGGSCLPKDTHALLTVCELAGVDFPLLRATIETNVTHQQQLVDRVAAACGRGEDGSLHGVRLALYGLTFKAGTSDLRDSPALSVARLLRERGAELTAYDPALREDRPDLSDLVDLSDDPVRAAEGAAACLVLTEWPELRDLDWAAIAARMSGHEVHDFRNLLDADRLARAGLNWHGIGRAEAPTRVA; encoded by the coding sequence GTGCCTGCTCGACGCGTCGCCGTGATCGGAACCGGCTACGTCGGACTGACAACCGGCGCCTGCCTGGCCTCTCTCGGGCACTCTGTGGTGTGCGCGGACGCCGACCCGCACAAGGTCGAGCGGCTGCGCGAGGCCCGGGTGGACATCCTGGAGCCCGATCTGCCCGAGACCGTCCGGGACGCCCTGGACGCGGCCCGGCTCGACTTCACCGGCGACACCGCGGCCGCCGTCGCCGAGGCCGAGGTCGTGTTCCTGTGCCTGCCCACGCCCATGGGGGCGGGCGGCGCGGCCGATCTCGCCGCCGTGGAGGCCGTCGCCGCGCAGATCCGCGACGTACTGCCGCCCGGCTGTGTCGTCGTCAACAAGTCGACGGTGCCCGTCGGGACGTGCGAGCGCGTCGCCGCGCTGCTCGGCCGGGACGACGTGGCCGTGGTGAGCAACCCGGAGTTCCTGCGCGAGGGCCGCGCCGTCCACGACTTCCTGCACCCCGACCGGATCGTCATCGGCGCCGCCGACCGGGACGCCTCCCGGCGCGTGGCCGACCTGTACGCCGGACTGGACGCGCCGCTGGTGCTCACCGACGCCGCCAGCGCCGAACTGACCAAGTACGCGGCGAACTTCTTCCTCGCGATGAAGCTGTCCTTCGCCAACAACCTCGCCACCGTCTGCGAACGCTTCGGCGCCGACATCAACGATGTCACCGAGGGCATCGGCCGGGACCCGCGCATCGGCTCCGCGTTCCTGCGGCCCGGGCCCGGCTGGGGCGGCTCCTGTCTGCCCAAGGACACCCACGCCCTGCTGACCGTGTGCGAACTGGCCGGGGTCGACTTCCCCCTGCTGCGCGCCACCATCGAGACCAACGTCACTCACCAGCAGCAGCTCGTCGATCGGGTCGCCGCCGCGTGCGGGCGCGGTGAGGACGGCTCGCTGCACGGCGTACGACTCGCCCTGTACGGCCTGACCTTCAAGGCCGGCACCTCCGACCTGCGCGACTCCCCCGCGCTCTCCGTCGCCCGGCTGCTGCGCGAGCGCGGCGCCGAACTCACGGCGTACGACCCGGCATTGCGCGAGGACCGGCCCGATCTGAGCGATCTCGTCGACCTCTCCGACGACCCGGTGCGGGCGGCGGAGGGGGCGGCGGCCTGTCTCGTCCTCACCGAGTGGCCGGAGCTGCGCGACCTCGACTGGGCGGCGATCGCCGCTCGCATGTCCGGCCATGAGGTCCACGACTTCCGCAACCTGCTGGACGCGGACCGGCTCGCGCGGGCCGGGCTGAACTGGCACGGCATCGGACGCGCGGAGGCACCGACGCGGGTGGCGTGA
- a CDS encoding IclR family transcriptional regulator, translating to MGAQDGPTLITSVQRAMRLLEAVSAHQNGAPAKQLARETGLPLATAYHLLRTLVHDGYVRKLDDGGFVLGDKLQTLRSTGRAQALLSRVRPTLAALRDELATPAYLTFYEDGEIRVAEIVDGPGTPRVDLWVGFEDAGHATALGKSVLRELDEDSRKDYLSRHHLADLTPRTITSLPELLRRLDTSPLAPAVTDLEEYALGTVCVAVPVYSGDTLGSLGVSLPANRLSRLPEISGRLLPTASRVTRSLSLTI from the coding sequence ATGGGTGCGCAAGACGGCCCTACGCTCATCACCTCCGTCCAGCGGGCCATGCGGCTGCTGGAGGCGGTGAGCGCACACCAGAACGGCGCGCCGGCGAAGCAGCTGGCGCGTGAGACCGGCCTGCCTCTGGCCACCGCCTATCACCTGCTGCGGACGCTGGTGCACGACGGCTACGTGCGGAAGCTGGACGACGGTGGGTTCGTCCTCGGCGACAAGTTGCAGACCCTTCGGAGCACGGGGCGCGCGCAGGCGCTGCTCAGCCGCGTCCGGCCCACGCTCGCGGCACTGCGGGACGAGCTCGCGACCCCTGCCTATCTCACCTTCTACGAGGACGGCGAGATCCGGGTCGCCGAGATCGTCGACGGCCCCGGGACGCCCCGCGTCGATCTCTGGGTGGGCTTCGAGGACGCGGGACACGCGACCGCACTGGGCAAGTCCGTGCTCAGGGAACTGGACGAGGACTCCCGCAAGGACTACCTCTCCCGCCACCACCTCGCCGACCTCACCCCGCGGACCATCACCAGCCTGCCGGAACTGCTCCGGCGGCTGGACACCTCGCCCCTGGCCCCGGCCGTCACCGACCTGGAGGAGTACGCCCTCGGCACGGTCTGCGTCGCCGTCCCGGTCTACAGCGGGGACACACTCGGTTCCCTCGGCGTCTCGCTGCCGGCGAACCGGCTCTCCCGGCTGCCGGAGATCAGCGGGCGGCTGCTTCCGACCGCGAGCCGCGTGACGAGGAGCCTCTCGCTCACTATCTGA
- a CDS encoding NAD-dependent malic enzyme, with protein sequence MDQAMNQQPRTTTSPAVTTLADPLVNKGTAFSRQERAELGLDGLLPPAVESLDEQVARAYEAFHGYDKPLNRHIYLRQLQDTNEVLFYRLVTEYLEELLPVVYTPTVGEACQRFSEIYRRPRGLFLTWEDRHRFRDILRNRPHRDEDVDVIVVTDGQRILGLGDQGVGGMGIPIGKLSLYTAIGGIHPARTLPVLLDVGTNNEDLLGNPRYLGRRARRLTGAEYDEMIEAFVSAVEAELPGTLLQWEDFATAHAYPILSRYRDRLLTFNDDIQGTAAVTLGALSTAANVSGTPLSEQRLVILGAGSAAIGVADMIRTAMIEEGLSEEEATARFWILDVDGLLVQSRTELTPQQRMFARDDSEVNGWDGTGLAEVVRRVEPTALIGLSTAHGAFTEEIVRQMGSACERPVIFPLSNPTSHSEAEPADLTRWTDGRALIATGSPFPPLTVDGHEVPVAQSNNVYVFPAMGLAVTASGATRVTDRMMVAAARAVAECAVRAADGADGPVPLLPPLTGMRESAREIALAAALAAVEDGVAPRATEAELREAIAKTQWTPRY encoded by the coding sequence ATGGACCAGGCGATGAACCAGCAGCCCCGCACGACCACCAGCCCCGCCGTCACGACCCTGGCCGACCCGCTGGTCAACAAGGGCACCGCCTTCAGCCGGCAGGAGCGCGCCGAGCTCGGCCTCGACGGGCTGCTGCCACCCGCCGTGGAGAGCCTGGACGAGCAGGTCGCCCGCGCCTACGAGGCGTTCCACGGCTACGACAAGCCCCTCAACCGGCACATCTACCTGCGTCAGCTCCAGGACACCAACGAGGTGCTCTTCTACCGCCTGGTCACCGAGTACCTGGAGGAGCTGCTGCCCGTCGTCTACACGCCGACGGTCGGTGAGGCCTGTCAGCGTTTCAGCGAGATCTACCGGCGGCCGCGCGGGCTGTTCCTGACGTGGGAGGACCGGCACCGCTTCCGGGACATCCTGCGCAACCGCCCGCACCGCGACGAGGACGTGGACGTCATCGTCGTCACCGACGGGCAGCGCATCCTCGGCCTGGGCGACCAGGGCGTCGGCGGGATGGGCATCCCGATCGGCAAGCTCAGCCTCTACACGGCGATCGGCGGCATCCACCCCGCCCGCACCCTGCCGGTCCTGCTGGACGTCGGCACCAACAACGAGGACCTGCTCGGCAACCCGCGCTATCTCGGCCGCCGCGCCCGCAGGCTGACCGGCGCCGAGTACGACGAGATGATCGAGGCCTTCGTCTCGGCGGTCGAGGCGGAGCTTCCCGGAACGCTGCTCCAGTGGGAGGACTTCGCCACCGCCCACGCCTATCCCATCCTCTCGCGCTACCGGGACCGGCTGCTCACCTTCAACGACGACATCCAGGGCACGGCGGCCGTCACGCTCGGCGCCCTGTCCACCGCTGCGAACGTGTCCGGCACTCCGCTGTCCGAGCAGCGCCTGGTGATCCTGGGGGCGGGGTCGGCCGCCATCGGTGTCGCCGACATGATCCGGACGGCCATGATCGAGGAGGGCCTGTCCGAGGAGGAGGCCACGGCACGGTTCTGGATCCTCGACGTCGACGGCCTGCTGGTGCAATCGCGCACGGAACTGACGCCGCAGCAGCGGATGTTCGCACGCGACGACAGCGAGGTGAACGGCTGGGACGGCACCGGCCTCGCCGAGGTGGTGCGCCGGGTCGAGCCGACGGCGCTCATCGGGCTGTCCACGGCTCACGGAGCGTTCACGGAGGAGATCGTGCGGCAGATGGGCTCGGCCTGCGAACGGCCCGTCATCTTCCCGCTCTCCAACCCCACCTCCCACTCCGAGGCCGAACCGGCGGACCTCACCCGCTGGACCGACGGCCGGGCGCTGATCGCCACCGGCTCGCCCTTCCCGCCGCTCACGGTGGACGGGCACGAGGTGCCGGTGGCGCAGTCGAACAACGTGTACGTCTTCCCGGCCATGGGGCTGGCGGTGACCGCGAGCGGGGCCACGCGCGTCACCGACCGCATGATGGTGGCCGCCGCCCGGGCCGTCGCCGAGTGCGCGGTACGGGCGGCGGACGGCGCGGACGGTCCCGTGCCGCTGCTGCCGCCCCTGACCGGGATGCGCGAGTCCGCTCGCGAGATCGCCCTGGCCGCGGCACTCGCCGCCGTCGAGGACGGCGTGGCCCCGCGGGCCACCGAGGCGGAACTGCGCGAGGCGATCGCGAAGACCCAGTGGACACCGCGGTACTAG
- a CDS encoding family 43 glycosylhydrolase, translating into MGIRPAGVIRNPVLPGSHPDPSVLRVGPDFYLATSTFEWYPGVRLHHSTDLVHWRPLGGALADTRLLDLTGCPDSGGVWAPSLTHADGLFHLVYSNVSTYLGGFTDCPNHLVTAPSIEGPWSDPVPLHARGFDVSLFHDGADSRLLNLVHDWRPGHGGSAGLEARRYDRAERRLVGDPVRIELPPQAGWIEGPNLYRHGDWYYLLTADGGTGYDHQVTVSRSRTLTGPYERDPNGPLLTARDHPDLPLQKAGHGSLVETGDGQWYLAYLVARPQGRRGPCVLGRETALACVTWTADGWLRTETGLPTLEVPAPVLFSGSETVPFGHHPDGDGTDGFDEPTLGPQWSTLRRPATPDWVSLTERPSHLRLRGGRSPQSLVGPSLVARRVTSARCSFEATMEYRPLGFQHLAGITAYYNTRNWYHLHVTVDDEGRTVLRAASCDRGVLSVDEAGQAQLGVTTRLRLGVDFDGAELRFRYDTGGGWHPFGLALDATVLSDEHAEHIEDGQIRSLGFTGAFVGLWAWDLTGAGHHADFDEVTYRAMR; encoded by the coding sequence ATGGGAATCCGGCCGGCCGGCGTCATCCGCAACCCGGTCCTGCCCGGCTCACACCCGGACCCGTCGGTCCTGCGGGTGGGGCCGGACTTCTATCTGGCGACGTCGACGTTCGAGTGGTACCCGGGCGTGCGCCTGCACCACTCCACGGACCTGGTGCACTGGCGCCCCCTCGGCGGCGCCCTCGCCGACACCCGCCTGCTGGACCTGACCGGCTGCCCCGACTCCGGCGGCGTGTGGGCGCCCAGCCTCACCCACGCGGACGGCCTCTTCCACCTCGTCTACAGCAACGTCTCCACGTACCTGGGCGGCTTCACCGACTGCCCCAACCACCTGGTCACCGCGCCCTCCATCGAGGGCCCCTGGTCGGATCCGGTGCCGCTGCACGCCCGCGGCTTCGACGTCTCCCTGTTCCACGACGGCGCGGACAGCCGGCTGCTGAACCTGGTCCACGACTGGCGCCCCGGCCACGGCGGCTCCGCCGGCCTGGAGGCCCGGCGCTACGACCGTGCCGAGCGCCGCCTGGTCGGCGACCCCGTGCGGATCGAGCTGCCGCCGCAGGCCGGCTGGATCGAAGGCCCGAACCTCTACCGCCACGGCGACTGGTACTACCTGCTCACCGCGGACGGCGGCACCGGCTACGACCACCAGGTCACCGTCTCCCGCTCGCGCACCCTGACGGGCCCCTACGAGCGCGACCCGAACGGCCCGCTCCTCACCGCCCGCGACCACCCCGACCTGCCCCTCCAGAAGGCCGGGCACGGCAGCCTGGTGGAGACCGGGGACGGCCAGTGGTACCTGGCCTACCTCGTGGCCCGGCCGCAGGGGCGTCGAGGGCCGTGCGTGCTGGGCCGGGAGACGGCGCTGGCGTGCGTGACGTGGACCGCCGACGGCTGGTTGCGCACGGAGACGGGACTGCCCACCCTGGAGGTGCCGGCTCCTGTCCTGTTCTCGGGCTCCGAAACCGTGCCCTTCGGGCACCACCCGGACGGTGACGGCACCGACGGATTCGACGAGCCGACCCTGGGACCTCAATGGTCGACCCTGCGCCGCCCCGCGACCCCCGACTGGGTCTCTCTCACCGAACGCCCCTCCCACCTGCGGCTTCGGGGCGGGCGCTCGCCCCAGAGCCTGGTCGGACCCAGCCTGGTGGCGCGCCGCGTCACATCGGCACGCTGCTCCTTCGAGGCGACGATGGAGTACCGGCCCCTTGGGTTCCAGCACCTGGCCGGGATCACCGCGTACTACAACACCCGCAACTGGTACCACCTGCACGTCACCGTGGACGACGAGGGACGGACCGTCCTGCGCGCGGCGAGCTGCGACCGGGGCGTGCTGAGTGTCGACGAGGCCGGTCAGGCACAGCTCGGCGTCACCACGCGACTGAGGCTCGGCGTGGACTTCGACGGGGCCGAGCTGCGCTTCCGGTACGACACGGGCGGAGGCTGGCATCCGTTCGGCCTCGCCCTGGACGCGACGGTCCTGTCCGACGAGCACGCCGAGCACATCGAGGACGGCCAGATCCGCTCCCTCGGCTTCACGGGCGCGTTCGTCGGTCTGTGGGCCTGGGACCTCACCGGGGCCGGCCACCACGCGGACTTCGACGAGGTGACGTACCGGGCGATGCGCTGA
- a CDS encoding glycosyltransferase, with protein sequence MRVLCTTLGSPSHGRAQLPLLRALAKAGHQVLVVTTEALVPVFRDDDVQVDAALPEFDPLATMGPYLAELGDAPDLTEPTAALDRLLMRHVAGPGVKPHLDVLLPLAQEFRPDVILRDGMDMGAVLTAELLGVPQLPTPSGFSNILDPAELLPQLNERREELGLPVRDDPLSVVPHGRVDYVPPAFSFARHLPQTWAYRQTVDVERGGVLPEWAAGLPTDRPLVYAAIGTVLPKMRERMADRETPLPVKLPDPTESLRAIVGAAAELDDCTVVVSTSGVPVDTEGLPGHVHVAERVPQPLLLESVDLFVTHGGFNSIREAMRTGTPLAVLPHFGDQPANAERVEELGLGRHITDRSAAGITDVCRKLLADPEPRARARSAQLAMLTLPEVDQAVGDLAGLAG encoded by the coding sequence ATGCGGGTTCTGTGCACCACGCTCGGCAGTCCCTCCCACGGGCGTGCTCAGCTGCCCCTGTTGCGCGCCCTCGCCAAGGCCGGGCATCAGGTGCTGGTGGTCACCACCGAGGCCCTCGTCCCCGTCTTCCGTGACGACGACGTACAGGTCGACGCCGCTTTACCGGAGTTCGATCCGCTCGCCACGATGGGCCCGTACCTCGCCGAGCTCGGCGACGCCCCCGACCTGACGGAGCCGACGGCGGCGCTGGACCGGCTGCTGATGCGCCACGTGGCCGGGCCGGGAGTCAAGCCTCACCTGGACGTCCTGCTCCCCCTCGCCCAGGAGTTCCGGCCCGATGTCATCCTGCGGGACGGCATGGACATGGGCGCGGTACTCACCGCCGAACTGCTCGGCGTACCGCAGTTGCCGACGCCTTCCGGGTTCAGCAACATCCTGGACCCCGCCGAGCTGCTGCCGCAGCTGAACGAGCGGCGCGAGGAGCTGGGGCTGCCCGTGCGGGACGACCCGCTGTCCGTCGTGCCGCACGGCCGCGTGGACTATGTGCCGCCCGCCTTCTCGTTCGCCCGGCACCTGCCCCAGACGTGGGCCTATCGGCAGACGGTGGACGTCGAGCGCGGCGGGGTGCTGCCGGAGTGGGCCGCCGGACTCCCCACGGACAGGCCGCTGGTGTACGCCGCGATCGGTACCGTCCTGCCGAAGATGCGTGAGCGCATGGCGGACCGGGAAACGCCGCTGCCCGTGAAGCTGCCGGACCCCACCGAGAGCCTGCGCGCGATCGTGGGGGCGGCCGCCGAGCTGGACGACTGCACGGTGGTCGTGTCGACGTCCGGGGTGCCGGTGGACACCGAGGGGCTGCCCGGGCACGTCCACGTCGCGGAGCGGGTGCCGCAGCCGCTGCTGCTGGAGTCGGTCGACCTGTTCGTCACCCACGGCGGCTTCAACAGCATCCGCGAGGCCATGCGCACCGGCACGCCGCTGGCGGTCCTGCCGCACTTCGGGGACCAGCCCGCCAACGCGGAGCGCGTGGAGGAGCTGGGCCTGGGCCGTCACATCACGGACCGCAGCGCGGCCGGCATCACCGACGTGTGCCGCAAGCTCCTCGCCGATCCCGAGCCCCGGGCGCGGGCCCGGTCGGCCCAGCTGGCGATGCTGACGCTGCCCGAGGTCGATCAGGCGGTCGGCGACCTGGCCGGCCTCGCCGGATAG
- a CDS encoding MFS transporter: MPLAAAAAVAITRVLRFPHRRVRHRLDYAGALALAVGVVPLLTVAEQGRTWGWDSPRALLMYAIGVAGLAVFVVVERRSGDAALLPPRLFRIRTFRLGVGLHFVVGIGMFGAMTTLPLYLQIVRGMSPIAAGLATLPTVAANLAVTLLTGRMIARTGRFKVHLVAGVGSFTAAMLVFATLRVDSPLWHPALGMALMGAGLGASMQTLTTLAQCEVPRTDMGAATASVNFFRSNGGTVGTAAFLSILFTTAAGSIAERLGEASHDPAYRRLLSQPDNAHALMGVLRPGGGVNLEDSAFLRTLDPSAALPFLEGYVTSMRIVFLTGAAVSLAAFALAAWRVPDLTLSDE; encoded by the coding sequence GTGCCGCTCGCCGCCGCGGCCGCGGTGGCGATCACGCGCGTGCTGCGTTTCCCGCACCGGCGGGTGCGGCACCGGCTCGACTACGCCGGGGCGCTCGCCCTGGCCGTGGGAGTGGTGCCGCTGCTGACGGTCGCCGAGCAGGGCCGTACCTGGGGGTGGGACTCGCCCCGGGCCCTTTTGATGTACGCGATCGGCGTGGCGGGGCTGGCGGTGTTCGTCGTGGTGGAGCGGCGGTCGGGTGATGCCGCGCTGCTGCCGCCGCGCCTGTTCCGCATCCGGACGTTCCGGCTGGGCGTCGGGCTGCACTTCGTCGTCGGCATCGGCATGTTCGGCGCGATGACGACGCTGCCGCTCTATCTCCAGATCGTCCGCGGCATGAGCCCCATCGCGGCGGGACTGGCCACTCTGCCCACGGTCGCCGCGAACCTCGCGGTGACGCTGCTGACGGGCCGGATGATCGCCCGGACCGGCCGGTTCAAGGTCCATCTCGTCGCCGGTGTCGGCTCGTTCACCGCCGCGATGCTCGTGTTCGCCACGCTGCGCGTGGACAGCCCGCTGTGGCACCCGGCGCTCGGCATGGCCCTGATGGGCGCGGGACTCGGTGCGTCGATGCAGACGCTCACCACGCTCGCGCAGTGCGAGGTGCCCCGTACGGACATGGGCGCGGCGACGGCATCCGTCAACTTCTTCCGCTCCAACGGCGGCACGGTCGGCACCGCGGCGTTCCTGTCGATCCTGTTCACCACGGCGGCCGGCAGCATCGCCGAGCGACTGGGCGAGGCCAGCCACGATCCGGCCTACCGCCGCCTGCTGTCCCAGCCCGACAACGCGCACGCCCTGATGGGCGTCCTCCGCCCCGGCGGCGGCGTGAACCTGGAGGACTCCGCCTTCCTGCGCACCCTCGACCCGAGCGCGGCACTGCCGTTCCTGGAGGGCTACGTCACCTCGATGCGCATCGTCTTCCTCACCGGTGCCGCGGTGTCCCTGGCCGCCTTCGCGCTGGCGGCCTGGCGGGTCCCTGACCTCACGCTCTCCGACGAGTAG
- a CDS encoding TetR family transcriptional regulator, with translation MAEAPRTTEVRYVTGVHNGEAAEEAVRRPARKRSASATRTALRAAASFRFGKYGYEGTSVRDIAGDVGVDAALVYRYFGSKEALFNDVSSSHKMFEPLLNEPVEAIPDWFCALLMGQPKEGDFPHPVLSVLRSSGRDEAVARLRADFTEVFSKRLAARLDGPDADLRAELLAAWMLGTSLMRTEIRPPALVSAPDATLERYLRAGIEVLLGTAPVKDEEAAGVGDEDEERATGDN, from the coding sequence ATGGCGGAAGCGCCGAGGACCACGGAGGTGCGGTACGTGACCGGAGTGCACAACGGCGAGGCAGCCGAGGAGGCGGTCCGCCGGCCCGCCCGCAAACGCTCGGCCTCGGCGACGCGCACCGCGCTGCGGGCCGCCGCGTCCTTCCGATTCGGCAAGTACGGCTACGAGGGCACCAGCGTGCGCGACATCGCGGGCGACGTGGGCGTGGACGCCGCCCTCGTCTACCGCTACTTCGGCTCGAAAGAAGCGCTGTTCAACGACGTTTCGAGCTCCCACAAGATGTTCGAGCCGTTGCTGAACGAGCCGGTCGAGGCGATACCCGACTGGTTCTGCGCGCTGCTCATGGGGCAGCCGAAGGAGGGTGACTTCCCGCATCCGGTGCTCTCCGTGCTGCGGTCCTCCGGCCGGGACGAGGCGGTGGCGCGGCTGCGCGCGGACTTCACGGAGGTGTTCTCCAAGCGCCTGGCCGCCCGCCTCGACGGCCCCGACGCCGACCTGCGGGCGGAACTCCTCGCGGCCTGGATGCTCGGCACCAGCCTGATGCGCACGGAGATCCGCCCACCCGCCCTTGTCTCGGCGCCGGACGCCACGCTGGAGCGCTATCTGCGCGCGGGCATCGAGGTCCTGCTGGGCACGGCGCCGGTAAAAGACGAAGAGGCGGCCGGGGTTGGGGACGAGGACGAGGAACGCGCCACCGGCGACAACTGA
- a CDS encoding hydrogenase maturation protein: protein MDILLVASAFNSLSQRVYAELSDQGHHVDVVLASHGADAVRAAVREVRPELIVAPMLKSALPQDVWQEHTCLIVHPGPPGDRGPSSLDWAIAEEAPEWGVTVLQAEAAMDAGDIWAEGSFRVPPAGKSDVYRNEVSDAAAAAVLLAVRRFADGSFKPRPQSDPGISVVWRDSFRQEQRRIDWESDSTDTVLRKLRGADSQPGVLDEVCGREVFLHGGHPEDRLRGHPGELLATRSGAVCRATRDGAVWIPNLRARKNSGDPAPFRRPAASVLATFPAPPGSGPGMPSSSDRPYWLPEIAAPLELPPNRTTWTDIRYRQRDGIGFLSFSFPGGAMSTNHCRRLLAAYRYALTRPTSVLVLGGTRDFFSNGIHLNVIEASSDPAGESWSNLLAMNDLVEAVLRTTDRLVVAALGGNAAAGGVMLALAADEVWCRTGSVLNPHYRNMGLYGSEYWTYSLPRRVGAETAERLTSEALPVSAATAARIGLVDRLVPAHAREFTTEVERLAAALADDPDLTRRITAKTTARHADELQRPLAEYRRTELARMRAIFFDPQAPYHALRSAFVRKVPSGSARPLATEGAR, encoded by the coding sequence ATGGACATCTTGCTCGTCGCCAGCGCGTTCAACAGCCTGTCCCAGCGTGTGTACGCGGAACTGTCGGACCAAGGGCACCACGTGGACGTCGTGCTCGCCTCGCACGGCGCCGACGCGGTCCGGGCCGCCGTACGCGAGGTGCGCCCGGAACTGATCGTGGCGCCGATGCTGAAGTCGGCCCTGCCGCAGGACGTGTGGCAGGAGCACACCTGCCTGATCGTGCACCCGGGGCCACCCGGCGACCGCGGCCCGTCATCGCTGGACTGGGCGATCGCCGAGGAGGCGCCCGAGTGGGGCGTGACGGTACTCCAGGCCGAGGCCGCGATGGACGCGGGGGACATCTGGGCGGAGGGGTCCTTCCGGGTGCCGCCGGCAGGCAAGAGCGACGTGTACCGCAACGAGGTGTCCGACGCCGCCGCGGCAGCGGTGCTGCTGGCCGTACGGCGGTTCGCCGACGGATCGTTCAAGCCGCGGCCGCAGAGCGATCCCGGGATCAGCGTGGTGTGGCGCGACTCCTTCCGCCAGGAGCAGCGGCGGATCGACTGGGAGAGCGACAGCACCGACACGGTGCTGCGCAAGCTCCGCGGCGCCGACTCACAGCCCGGCGTCCTGGACGAGGTGTGCGGCCGGGAGGTGTTCCTGCACGGCGGGCATCCCGAGGACCGACTGCGCGGACACCCTGGCGAGCTGCTCGCGACACGGTCCGGGGCGGTCTGCCGGGCCACCCGCGACGGTGCGGTGTGGATCCCGAATCTGCGCGCCCGCAAGAACTCCGGCGACCCGGCACCGTTCCGGCGTCCGGCGGCCTCGGTCCTCGCCACCTTCCCGGCCCCGCCCGGCAGCGGCCCGGGCATGCCGAGTTCGAGCGACCGCCCGTACTGGCTGCCGGAGATCGCCGCCCCGCTCGAACTGCCACCGAACCGCACCACCTGGACCGACATCCGCTACCGGCAGCGGGACGGCATCGGCTTCCTGTCCTTCTCGTTCCCGGGCGGGGCGATGAGCACCAACCACTGCCGCAGGCTGCTCGCCGCCTACCGGTACGCGCTCACCCGCCCCACCTCGGTGCTGGTGCTCGGCGGTACCCGCGACTTCTTCTCCAACGGCATCCACCTCAACGTCATCGAGGCGTCGAGCGACCCTGCGGGTGAGTCCTGGTCCAACCTCCTCGCCATGAACGACCTGGTCGAGGCCGTGCTGCGCACCACGGACCGGCTGGTGGTGGCAGCGCTCGGCGGCAACGCGGCGGCCGGCGGTGTCATGCTCGCCCTGGCCGCCGACGAGGTCTGGTGCCGCACGGGCAGCGTCCTCAACCCGCACTACCGGAACATGGGCCTGTACGGATCGGAGTACTGGACGTACTCGCTGCCGCGCCGTGTGGGAGCCGAGACGGCCGAACGGCTGACGAGCGAGGCGTTGCCGGTGAGCGCCGCGACGGCTGCGCGGATCGGCCTGGTGGATCGTCTGGTGCCCGCCCATGCCAGGGAGTTCACGACCGAGGTCGAGCGACTGGCTGCCGCACTCGCCGACGACCCGGACCTCACACGCCGGATCACCGCCAAGACCACGGCACGTCACGCGGATGAGCTCCAGCGCCCCCTCGCCGAATACCGGCGGACCGAACTCGCCCGCATGCGCGCCATCTTCTTCGACCCGCAGGCCCCGTACCACGCGCTGCGGTCCGCCTTCGTCCGCAAGGTCCCGAGCGGCTCCGCCCGGCCGCTGGCGACCGAAGGTGCGCGATGA